The sequence CGACGATGTCGGCATGCCTCATGACGGCCCAGTAGCCGGGATCGTCCGGGTCTTTGAGTAGTGCGTCCTCTACCGGGGGATGCCAGGTGACGGGGCGATTGGCACGCAGGTCGGCGTACACCTGCTCGCGGTCCGCTGCGGTGGTGGACCAGAACGCGCGAGCCGACAGGTTCGTGCTGTCGTAGGGCCGGAGGAGGGCTGCTTCGGTTGTCATCAGCTGTCCAATCGAGGAAGGTAGATCGACTTGATTTCGCTGTAGGCGGAGATGGCCTCGGGGCCGAGTTCCCTGCCCAGGCCACTCGCCTTCACTCCGCCGAACGGAGCACCGATGTCCAGGTCGAAGTAGTTGATTCCGACGGTGCCCGTCTCCACCCGCCGCGCCAGCTCCAGGCCCTTCGCGGGATCCGCGGTCCAGATGGTTCCACCGAGTCCGTAGTCCGAATCGTTGGCAATCGCGACCGCCTCATCGATGTCGCGGTACGGGATGACGGTGAGGACCGGACCGAAGATTTCCTCACGAGCGATCTCGGCTCCGTTGTCCACGTTCCCGAACACGGTCGGCTCGACGAACCACCCTGTGTCGGCGCTCGGTCGGCCACCGCCGACCGCGATCGTGGCGCCACTCTTCTTGCCGAGTTCGATATAGGACTCGACACGCTGGCGCTGGCGCTCGCTGACGAGTGGACCGATCGCCGTGGCCGGGTCCATCGGATCGCCGATGGGCAACGCGCCTGCGAGTGCCGCCACGGCGTCGAGCACCTCGCCGTACCGGGACGAGGGCGCGAGGATCCGCGTGGACAGGTAGCAGGTCTGTCCGCTGTTGAGAAGCGACGCGGTGGCGAGCCCCTCGACGGTGCTGGCCAGGTCGGCGTCGTCGAGCACGATCGCAGCGGACTTGCCGCCGAGTTCGAGGGTGACGGGGCGCAGAAGCCGTCCGCACACCTCGCCGATCTTGCGTCCGGCCGCGGTCGATCCGGTGAAGGCCACTTTGTGCACCCCGGGGTGCGCGACAAGGTACTCGCCGACATCCGCGCCGCCGGTGACGATGTTGAGTACGCCCGCCGGCAGTCCGGCACGGTGAGCCGTCTCGGCGAGCATCAGTGCGTCGATTGTCGTTTCGGGCGAGGGCTTGAGCACGACGGTGCTGCCTGCTGCCAGCGCCGGTGCGAGTTTGAACATCGTCAGGACCTGCGGGAAGTTCCACGGAACGACGGCGGCGACCACGCCGATCGGCTGGCGGCGGACAACCGTCTGGCCGTTGCCGTCGAGGCGGTCGCGCGTTTCCTCGAGCGGCAGGGCACGGGCGAGCGCGGCGTAGTAACGAAGGATACCGACCGGGCCGTATCCCTCTGCGGGGGTCGAGATCGAGATGGGCATCCCGTTCTGGATGGTCGTGAGCTCTGCTCGCTCGGCGGCGTTCTTCTCGAGTTCGTCGGCGAATCGCTCCAGCACATCGGCCCGCTCGGCTGGGTCGAGTGTGCCCCAGCCCGTCGATCGCAGGGCACCTGCGGCGGCCGCAACCGCAGCGTTCACGTCGGCCGGGCCGGCCAGCGGCACATGTCCGATCGCGCGTTCGGTGTACGGAGAAACGACCGAAAGTGACTGTGCGGAAGAAGGATTACGCCACTCACCGTCGATGTAGAGACGATCGTACTCGTGATTCATGCTGTGCCCTTCGTTGCCAACTGCTGCCGAGTCCGGGCAAAGGACAGCGCATCCGACCACGATGCCCGCCGCGCGATCAGCGCCCGGAATTTCATGATCTCGCGCTGCTTGTTCAGCGCGAGAACGCCTGCTACACGGTCTTCGGAGCGGTAGAGCGCTACGAAGGAACCGGAGTCTCGTTCTCCCAGAACGATTTCGACTTCATCGCAATCGGGGACACCCACGAATTGGATTCTGGAGTCGTACCAATCGGACCAGAAGTAGGGAATCGTCTCGAATGGTTGCGCACATTCCGGCATGGCTGCGGCGGCGCCGGCCGCCGCGCCCTGGCCGGCCGCGCTGCTCCAATGTTCGAGCCGCATGTGGCGGCCGAAGATCGGGTTGTACCACCGCGCGACATCACCGGCGGCGTAGACACCAGGCACGGTCGTCGCGAGGTTCTCGTCGCAGACGATTCCGTTGTCCAACTCGAGCCCGGAGCCCTCCAGCCACTGGGTGGCCGGTTCCGCACCGACCCCCACGACGACAAGGTCGGCTTCCAAGACGGTTCCGTCCGTGAGCCGGACACGTTCGACGCGGCTGTTTCCTTCGACGGATTCCACGGAAACACCGCACCGCAAGTCCGTGCCGTTGGCGAGGTGCAGGGCGGAACATGCGTCACCCATGACCTCCCCGACCGATCGCACGAGGGGAGTCGGATTGGCTTCGACGATGGTCACCGGCAGATCGCGCTTGCGTGCGCCGGACGCAACCTCGGATCCGATGAACCCGGCTCCGACGACCACCGTACGTGCGCCGGCGTCGAGTGCCTCGCGGACTGCGATGGCATCGTCGAGCGTCCGCAACGTGTGCACACCCTGCAGGTCCTTCGCATTGGGAAGGGATCGCGCAGTGGCACCCGTCGCAATGACCAGACCGTCGTAGGAAATCTCCTCCCCACCAATCAGAATCGTCCGCTCCGACGCGTTGAGCTTCTCGGCTGGCGCTCCAAGCACCAGCCGAACGTCCAGTTCGTCGGCTATTTCCGACTCGGATCGGAAATAGGGCGGATCGCACGGGCCCTCGAGGAACGCCTTCGACAGTGGGGGACGGTCGTATGGCAGATGCTGTTCGGCACCGACGAGACTGATCGAACCGTCGAAACCTGCCTTTCGTGCGCCTTCGACCGCGCGGATGCCCGCAAGCGAAGCACCGACCACCACCAGTTTTGAGCGGGTGCTCACGGGACGATCCGTAGGGCACGGGTGGGACAACCTTCCACCGCTTCCTCGATGGTGGCGAGCATTCCCTCCGGCACAATGTCGGTGAGCAGCACCAAGTCGCCCTGATCGTCAACCTCGAACACCTCGGGCGCGATCGCCTCGCAGATGCCCAGGCCCGTGCACTTCGTCGCGTCGAGTGAAATCTTCATCGGTTACACCACCTCAGGGGTTCGGCAGAAGGACCGGCTTGACGACGTCCCCGTTGAGAGTCGCCTGCTCGGCTTCGTTGATGTGATCAAGGGGGAAAGTCTTGATCAGTTTGTCGAAGGGGAAGCGGCCGCTGGCCCACAACGCGATGAGCTTCGGGATCAGCACCTGCGGGACGGCATCACCCTCGAGAATCCCCATTACGTTGCGGCCAACGGCCAAGGCAGCGGGGTCAAGAACCAGATCGCCTTGCTGCACACCGACCAATCCGCATGTCCCGGTCGGCCGCAGCGCGTTGATGGCGGTGGTGATCACCGATGGAATGCCCGTGGTGTCGAGCGCGTACTGGGCGCCACCTGCGGTGGCTTCCACGATTGCCTCCAGCAAATCCTGTTGTCCGCCGTCGAAGGTGTGGGTCGCGCCGAGTTCGCGAGCAAGCTCACGACGCGCTGGGTTGAGGTCGACTGCGATGATCGTGGTGGCGCCGGCGACCTTCGCCGCCATCACTGCGCTCAGTCCGACTCCTCCGGCGCCGAAGACGACGAAGCTCGAGCCCGCGGTAACCGAGAGCGCCACCAGCACCGAACCGGCCCCGGTCTGGATTCCACAACCAAGGGGACCGAGCAGTTCCAGCGGGAGAGTCGGATCGACCTTGACCGCGTTTCGCTGGCTGACCAGGGAATGAGTCGCGAAAGAGGACTGACCGAACCACGCGGCCGCCACCGGCAATCCTTCCTCGTCGGTCACCGTGCTCACCCCGTCGAGTCGGGCGCCGGTCAGGTTCCTGGCAAAGAAGGTGTCGCAGTACGCGGGATGCGCACTGACGCAGTTCGTACAGGCCCTGCACGAATCGAAGCTGAGCACCACGTGATCTCCAGGCGCGAAATCGATTACCGCCGATCCCACGGCTTCGACGATCCCCGACCCCTCGTGACCGGGGATTATCGGTGGTGCTGCAAGAAAGCCGGGGACGCGAGGCAGCACGTCCGTGTGGCAGAAGCCCGCACCGACAATTCTGACCCGCATTTCCTCCGGTCCCGGCTCGGCGAGGTGAACCTTCTCGATGCGATACGCCGCATCAGGCGCGCGCAGGACGGCTGCAGTGATTTCCATGGGCTGTTCCTATGACTGTGCGGAGATTCCGGAGAAGATTGATGTCGCACTGAGCTTTTCAGGCAAGTCCGATTAGGCGGTCACGCAAAGCGGCCAGGCCAACGCCCCACAGACTTCGGCATACCGGAGAGTGACGGCACCGATAAGACCGACACAGAATCCCTGCGGACAACCTACGACATCACCAATGACGCGCATCACATTATGCAGAGCGATACACACTGTCAAGGCATATTGTCAGACAGTCTGTAAGATCGCGGCGAAAGGCTGGCGACTGCCCCCGAGTACTGTTCGGGTACGGTCCGGGTGCTGCACTGGCGCCAGCTTCAGCGGGCCCACAAGGCGCGGAGGCCAAGGAAGGACACGGACATGCCGTCGATAACCCGGGGTTCTCAATCGAGTCGCAGACAGCGCCGAGAAGAGATCGAGCGAGAGATGCTGTCCACCACCGACAGACTGATGGGGATGGGCTACACCTTCACCGAACTCAGTGTGGAGCGCCTGGCAACCGAGGCCGGGATCTCGAGGGCGAAGTTCTACGCTTATTTCGAGGACAAGAGCCATCTACTACGCCTTCTCGCTCGACATGCCTTCGCAGAATTGTCCGAGGCCGCTAGCCAATGGTGGAGCACGGCCGCACGCAAGGAACCCGCTGATCTTCGCAATGCGATGCGGGCCATCATCGCTGCCTACGAGGCTCATCGCGCACTGATCGCAGCAGTGATCGAGATGGCTGAATACGACACGGAAGTGAACGAGGCGTATCAGTCGATAATGGAGTCCATCGTCGATTCTGTCGAGACCCTCATCGTCGAAGGGGAAAGCGCCGGCTGGATCAGATCCCCCCTCGCTTCCCGTGACACTGCCAGCGCACTCACCTGGATGGTGGAGCGCACGGTCCATCAGGCACTCCGCAGTTCACCAGCGCAAGACCTCGACGAAGTTGCCGACTGCATGACCGAGATAGTTTGGCGTACTTTGTATCTCGAATCTGCAGGCTCATAGAAGGCTTGACTCACACGTTCCTCGATGCGATTCGATTGGCGCCCTGCGCCAACTGGAACTAGCCGCCGACTCAGGTTGAGTGTCTAGTCCGGGGAGACTCTTGAAACAAGTGCGCGTAGCGACGAAGTCAGGAAGTGCTCGTCGCGGATGGTCAGCTGCCAGTAGCCGGGCAATCGTGCATTCAACCTTCCACCAGTGCCGGCCGAGTCGGTTGTTGCGGACGATTCCGCATCGCACTATTGCGTGCAACGATCCCGTGTCCAGGCGTAGCCATAGGCGATGTTTGTCGTAGTTGCTACCCGCCAGCGACGGGCCGTCCGGGTTCGAGCCAGCGTGGTCCGCCGATGAGGCTCAGCATGGTGGGCGGGCGAGCCGCTGACGGGCCTTGATTCGTCTCGCGGTCCCCATGCGAACGCGACTCCTCCCAGGTGGAAGATCACCCGAGCAATGTGGCGCATGCCGCCGTGATAGCCGACGTCGGCCATGCGCCGACAGCCGAGTCGATCACATGTTGCCTTCGCCCGCACGAAATGTTCTCCGCCACAAAGACTCACCGGTTCCGTTTTATGCCGATACTGAGGGCAGACACCTCGCGACCTCGCCACGTGCGGCGGTAGGCGATGGGCCGACGGCGCGTCATTCCGCCTCCCTTCCAGCGCGTCCATTCAACCGATCTGCATCTTGATTCAATCGAATTAAGCATCTAACATCATCGACGCCAAGGAGGTGTGATGCACAACATAGATTCTGAGACCGATGCCGTTGAACGATTGCTCGGCGAACGAGAATTGAGCATCGACGCGTACTGGGACTCCGTCGAGGCGACGACGGACATTCCGATTGATCAGTGGTTCAACATCGCCCACGAAGCGTGCGACCGTTGGGCCGAGGATCCAACTCGACTGGCCATCACGTTCGTTGAAGGAGGCGGCCGCGACGAGTGGACTTACGCACGACTACGTGACGAGTCCAGACGCCTGGCGACCGCCTTCACTGCTGCGGGACTGCGGCGAGGCGATCGGGTCGCCGGCCTGCTGACCAAGCAACCTGAAGCATATGTCGCCGCCCTCGCCGCTTGGCGGGCCGGCATGGTATATGTGCCGATGTTCGTCGGCCTGGGCTCCGAGGCGCTGGCGCATCGCGTCCGTTCCGCGGATCCCGCGGTGGTGATCGTCAACGCTGACTACCGCGCGAACTGGGCCGCGGCCGCCGCTACCCTCGGAAGCCCTCCCACGGTGTGGGTAATCGACGATTCCGGGGCAGGCCTTGCCGACGGCGATATCGACCTGCGTGCCGCGATTCGGAAGAGCGACACGGGCTTCACGACCGTTCGGACACAGGCCGACGATCCCGCCACGATCATGTTCACCAGCGGAACCACCGGCGCGCCCAAGGGTTGCGTGATGCCGCATTCGGTTCCGCTGCTGAATCGTCCTTTCGTCAACCACTGCTTCGGACTCGTTCCTGATGACGTGTTGTTCGCAGGATCCGACCCGGGTTGGTCGTACGGGCTCTACACGACCGGATTCTCGGTCTTGTCCACTGGGCAGCGCATTGTCGTACGGCGCGGCAAGTTCGATCCGCTGGCGTGGTTGAGCACGATCGAGGACGAAGGCGTCACCTACATCGCGGCGGCGCCCAGCGCCTTGCGCCGACTGGTGTCGACGGCCATTGCCGGCGCGGGGATCCCGGCATCGGTGCGTGGCGCGACGTGCGGCGGAGAGCCCCTCGACGCCCCGCTGGTGAACGCGTGGAAGTCCCTGACCGGCGGGCAGATCCGCGACGGATACGGACAGACCGAAGCCGCGATGCTGCTGGCGAACCTCGAAGGCGGACCTGAGATCGTACCGGGCTCGCTCAGCAGCACGGTTCCCGGATTCGAAGTGGCTCTGCTCGACGAGTACGACGGCACGACACCCCTCGAGGGCCCCGCACAAGGCGTGGTTGCAGTACGCAAGCCTCGGTATCAGGGGACCCTCACCTATTGGCAGCAACCCGAGAAGTGGACTGCCCGCTGGCGCGGGGACTGGTTCATCACCGGGGATGTCGTGCGTCGGGACGAAGACGGTCGGTATTGGTTCGTCGGCCGAGGTGACGACCTGATCATCACCTCTGGCTACAACGTCGGACCGACCGAGGTCGAGAACGTCCTGCTCGCTGACCCGCAGGTGCTCGAAGCGGCGGTCGTGGGGGCGCCCGACCCCGACCGCGGCGCGATTGTCCGTGCCGTGATCGTCGCGGATCCGACGGCCGACCGCGACCCCCTCGTCTCGAGGTTGAAGGAGGCGGTCCGTACCCAGGTCGGGCGCCACGCCTACCCACGCGTCATTGACTTCGTCGACGAGCTCCCTCGCACCGAGAGCGGCAAGGTCAAGCGAAACGTACTCAGGGACAAGGTTGTTCAGCCCGATTACCAGGAGCAGCGATGACCAGATATCAGATCGGATCGGACATCGGCGGCACCTTCACCGATGTCGCTGTGGTAGACGACCAAGGACGGATCTGGACCGACAAGGCGGACACCACGCCGCGCGCTCTGGGCGACGGCCTTCTCGCCGCGCTTGACAACGTCGCCGCGCAGATGCACGTCGGACTCGAGGACCTCCTCGGCCGGACCACTCGGTTCGTGAACGGCACGACCGCTGTCACCAATTCGATCGCCGAACTCGATGGCGCTCGCGTCGGGTTGCTGACCACCCGAGGTTTCGGTGACAACCTCACGATCGCGCGGTCTGCGCGCAATGCCCACCGCGACCAACACTTCCAGCGCAACCTTCCCCAACTGGTGCCACGGGAGCGGATCGTGGAGGTCAGCGAGCGCATCGACCGCAAGGGAGTCGCGGTCGTTCCGTTGGCCGAGGCCGAGGCGCGTCGTGCGATCGAGTCGCTGGTGGCGCAGGACGTCGACTCCATTGCGATCAGCCTGCTGTGGAGCTTCCGCAATCCCGCCCACGAGGAACTGATCGCCGACATTGTCGAGAAGGAGTACCCGGGGATATTCCTCAGCGTCTCGCATCGGCTTCATCCAGTGATCCGCGAGTACGAGCGGACCATGACAACGGTGCTGAACTCGTTCACCTGCCTTCGGGTGGCCGAGTATGTGTCGAGCATCGAATCACGCCTTGCCGAGCGGGGATTGACAGTTCCCATCGCTTTCATGCAGGGATTCGGCGGAACGGTTTCGGCCCGGGAGGCACTCGACCGACCGATCACTCTGGTCGACTCCGGCCCCGCGGCCGGGGTTATCGGATCCCAGGCCCTGGCGAAGCGTCTCGGTATCGACAACATCGTCACCGGCGACATGGGTGGAACCTCGTTCGATGTGTCCGTCCTGCCGGGTCAGCGCACGTCGGTCACACAGCGAGTCATGCTGCGTGACCAGTTTCTCACCGCATTGGCCAAGATCGACGTACTGCCGATCGGTGCCGGCGGCGGCAGCGTCGCGCATCTCGACGCGCGACAAATGCCACAGGTCGGGCCTGCCAGCGCAGGCGCCGACCCGGGTCCGGCCTGCTACGGCAGGGGCGGTCAGCGACCCACCGTGACGGATGCGGCTGCTGTTCTCGGGTTGCTGAATCCCGATGTGTTCCTGAGCGGTCGGAGAAGTCTCGACCTCGACGCTGCCCGGACGGCACTTACCGCGGACTTCGGCTCACGGTTGGGGATCGACGCGGAGGACTCCGCAATCGCGATCTACCGGATCGTCACCGCCAACATGAGCAACGCGGTTCGTGCGGTCACCGTGGAGCGGGGGCACGATCCCCGAGAGTTCGCACTGTGCTCCTACGGTGGGGCCCTGGGTATCTTCGCGTGCGACATCGCTCGCGCATCGGGGATCTCGACCGTTCTGGTCCCCCGCGAGGCAGCGGTCTTCTCCGCCCACGGCCTGCTGGACTGCGACGATGTCCGCACACGTGTGCGGTCGCTCAATTCGAAGGCCGCCGCCTCGGACGAGGTCCGTGATGCCCTCGTCGTTCTCGAGGACGAGGCCGCCGCTGCCCTGCGCGACTCCGGTTACACGGATCGCGACATCGAGTTCACGTGGCAGTTGGACCTCAAGTTCAGCGGACAACAATGGGATTTGACCGTGAACCTGGTCCGCAACCCACAATTCGGTGCCGCTGAGCTACAGAAGGTGATCGACGACTTCCCGCACCGCTACGAACTCGAATTCGGTGAGGGCAGCGCGTGGATCGGCAGCCCCGTCCTGGTGATGGCCGCACGGGTGATCGCCCGGGCATCCGCTGGACGGCCCACTCCCCTGAGGGTCGCCGCGGGTCGTGACAACACGGTCGCCGATGCCCGTACCGGATCGCGCGAGGTACGGATACCGTCTCGTGGGCAACGCATACCGGTCGACGTGTACAACGCCGAACTCTTCGCGGAAGGCCCCGGAGTGGTCGGACCCGCGCTACTCGAACAGCCTCTGACAACCGTCTTCGTGCCCGAGGGGTGGACTCACCAGGTCGACGCTTTCGGCAATCACCTTCTCACCGACGCTACTGCCGGCAACCATTCGGTCCGAACGGAGGAAGTCGCGAAATGACCACTACCGCCGAAGTCGACCAGCGCGTGGCAAACATACTTGGGGGAACCGATCCCGTAGATCTCGAGGTGTTCACCAAAGCGCTGGAGAACATCTCCTCCGAAATGGGAACAGTGATGATGCGGGCATCGGGAAGTCCCGTCATCGCCGAGGCTGTCGACTTCTCGACGTTTCTGGCCGACGCCAACGGCGACATCATCGCCTACGCGAGTTACATCACCCAGTACCTCGGCCCCGCACGGCAATCCGTCCGGCACATCCTGGCCACCGTGGACCGCGCGAGCATCCACCCCGGGGACGTCTACATCTGCAACGACCCGTTCACCACCGGCAACGCCCACCAGGTCGACGTCGGAGTCGTCAGGCCCATCTTCCACAACGGCGAGTTGGTGGCCTGGTGCTGGGCAGAAGCGCACCTCACCGATATGGGAGGCATGGCGCCCGGCGGGTTTGCACCGATGGCCGCGGACACCTACGGCGAGGGCCTGAGGCTGCCCGGCATCAAGATCATCGATCAGGGCCGGCTGATCGACGACATCTGGCGCCTGATCGAGTGCAACATCCGTGTCCCCGCACTCGTGCTCAACGACATTCGATGCTTCATCGCAGCCTGTAACCGTGCCGATGATCGCGTCACCGAACTGCTCGATCGATACGGCATCGACCGCTTCCGTGACTACCTCGAAAAGTCGCGCAATGTCACCGAACTCGCCGTCCGTCGCCGCATCGCCACCCTGCCGGACGGTGTCTACGAGGCCGAGGACTTCGTCGAACACAACGGCAAGGTCAACGACTTGTACCGGCTGCACTGCACCATGACCGTTGCCGGTGACGAGCTCACCCTGGACTTCTCCCAGTCCGCTCCCCAGACAGACGGCTTCATCAACTGCAGCGCGGCCACGACACTCGGCTGCGCGACCACACCGCTCCTGACCGCTCTGTTGCCCGACATCCCCATCAACCAGGGCACCCTGGGCCCGATCCACGTGATCACCAAGCCCGGGACGATCTGCGACATGGAGCTTCCCGCCCCCTGCTCGTCCGGGCACATGGAGACAGGTACCCGCATCTACAAGACCGTCACGCTCCTGCTGTCGAAGGTTCAGTCGGGCAGTACCGACGCCTTCGTTCGGGAGCACGCGATGGCGGCCTTCCAGGACTCGTGGAACGGTGCGCTGTTCTTTGCCCCCGACGAGACCGGCGAGTACGTGCCGTTCCTCGACATGCACGGCGGCGGCAGCGGCGCGGGCGCCCAGGCGGTGTCCGACGGCCTCGACGTCGGTGGCGTCATCGCGCAGCCCGAGAACAGCATCCCCGACATCGAAGTCAACGAGCTGGGGTATCCCGTTCTCTACCTCTGGCGCCGAATCAATCCGTCGGGCGGCCCCGGACGCTATCGCGGCGGGGACGGAATCGACCTCGCCTGGACACCGTGGTACACCGACGGCGGCCAGTTCAGCGCCTTCGGCGCATGCTGGCAGCTGCCACCCGGAGGCGCGTTCGGTGGCTTCCCCGGGTCCGCCAGTGGATTCACCGTCGCACTCGGCGCCGGCGCGGACCGGACGCTCGGCGACGGTCGGGTGCCGATGTCGATCGCCGACCTCGGCGCGACCGAACAGCAAATCGCCGGAAAGCAATTCGGCATCGAACTCGCGGCCGGCGACGTGGTTCGCATGCGATCGGGCGGTGGAGGCGGGTTCGGCGATCCACTCTCCCGCGATCCTCAGCAGGTCGCCGACGACGTCCGGTCCGGTGTAGTCTCACCCCGGACGGCAGAGGCCGGCTACGGCGTCGTGCTCGACACCGACGGCAACGCAGACGCCGCCGCCACCGAGCACCAGCGCGGGTTGATTCGCCACTCACGCAGCCGATGGTGCCCCGGCGAGTTCACGCTCGCTGGGCAGTCCCGCCCTGCATTGGTATCGTCCGCTCCGCTCTCGTCTCGTCTCTCGGACATCGGAATGTGGGCAAGCCCACGTGAAGGCGTCCACTTGATCGAATACGCAGACCCAGACACCCTCGAACTCTTATGGGTCGAGGTCCGCGTCGAGGAAGGCGACCTTCCCGCCTCATAGAGCACCATGGAGTCCCTTGCCCACGCGGGATGGCGCGACCGGTCCAGCCGCGGGTCCATCGCAGTGACCGCAAGGCATCGCGATGGACCCGCGGCCACAAATTTTGCGTCAGAACTCACTGCCGCAGAACCAAATACAGGCGGGGCGCAGGGTGGTCAACATCCTCCGTCCCGCCCACCACAACCTGGTGGCTCTCAGCCGCCAAGTCCAGAGTGAGCACGACAAGGAGTAACAATATGGGTTTGCGCACCGGTGACGAGTTCCGCAAGGGGCTGGCGGACGGTCGGCGCGTCTTCTATCGAGGACGACAGATCGACGACGTGGTCGGAGAGCCCGAACTAGCTCTCGCCGTGGATCATTCGGCACTGTGCTACGACATCGCGACGGACCGTCCTGACCTGGCGATCACCGATGTCGACGGTGAGCAGGTCAGCACGTTCTACGTCGCGCCGGCCAACGCGGACGATCTGGTTCGCCGCGGCGCGCTTATCGAGGAAGTATCCCGTCGTGGCGGCGGCACGATCGTCCTCAAGGAGGTCGGCAGCGATGCATTGTTCGCCCTGCTGCGAGCCACCGAAGGCGAAGGACTCGACAACGCACGCGCGTTCTACCAGCGGGTGTGCCGCGAGGACCTCGCGCTCGCCGTGGCGCAGACCGACGTCAAAGGCGACCGGTCCCTCTCTCCGCGCCAGCAAGCGGATCCGGACCTGTACCTGCACATCGTCGACGAGGACGACGAGTCGATCACCGTTCGCGGCGCGAAGTGCCACACGTCCTTCTCGGCCAACGCGGACGAGCTGATCGTGCTGCCGACCCGCGCGATGGGACCGGACGATGCCGACTACGCCGTGTCGTTCGCCATCCCCATGGATACCCCCGGCCTGAACCTGTACGTCTCGCCGTACGCGGCCGGCGAGCGGAACAGCTTCGAGTTCCCCATCTCCACCAAGCACAAGCTGCTCGAATCGCTGACCGTTTTCGACAACGTCCGGGTCCCGAAAGATCGGGTGTTCCTCAACCGCCGCCCCGAACTCGCCGGTCCACTGGCCCTTGCGTTCGTGGACTACCACCGCTTCACCGCCATCAACTACAAGCTGCCGCTGCTCGACATCATGGTCGGTGCGGCCTCGCTGATCGCCGAGGCGAACGGCATCAGCAAAGCGGGCCATGTCAAGGGCAAGCTGACCGAGCTGATTACCTGGAGCGAGACCGTTCGCGGCCTTGCGCAACTGTCGGCGGTGCGCTCACGTCCGGGCGAGCACGGTGTCCAGCAGCCTGATCCGCTGGCAGTGAACATGGCCAAGTACCACTTTGCGCACGGTTTCCACAACGCCGTCGCGATCCTGACGGATCTGTCCGGTGGCCTCCTCGCCACCGGCCCTGGTGGCGAGGACTGGGACAATCCCGATATTCGGGCTGTCCTTGAAAAGTACTATGCGGCGGCTGTTCCCGCTGAGAAGCGGCTTCGCCTGCTCAACTTCATCGCCGACTTGACCGCACGTGACTACGGCGGCTACCAGTCCGTCCTCGCCACCCACGCCGAAGGCTCGCTCGAAGCCGAGAAGTTGCAGATCTCCCGCTCGTTCGATCCGACGCGGGCGCGTGACTATGTCGCCGATCTCGCCGGGGTCGCCGAACTCTGAACGGTGACTCAAGTCCAAGTCGGATTGGGCTTACCACGATCTGATTGCGCGACAGACTGTGCGGTCGTCCGGCTTCGGGCGGGGCCACGGTGCACTGGTCCCGGATCCGGATCCGCAATTCCAGCGGGCTTCGTCCGGTTCCCACACGGGGCCGGACGAAGCCCGCTGTGGCGTCTTGTCTGCCAGACCGATGCGGTGCCTCGGAAGCCGGGCGTGGACAGACAGCGGGAGCACTGTGGAATCAAGGCCATAGTGGTGGACTCATCCAGAGTGGACTCATC comes from Rhodococcus sp. B50 and encodes:
- a CDS encoding ferredoxin, with protein sequence MKISLDATKCTGLGICEAIAPEVFEVDDQGDLVLLTDIVPEGMLATIEEAVEGCPTRALRIVP
- a CDS encoding TetR/AcrR family transcriptional regulator — translated: MPSITRGSQSSRRQRREEIEREMLSTTDRLMGMGYTFTELSVERLATEAGISRAKFYAYFEDKSHLLRLLARHAFAELSEAASQWWSTAARKEPADLRNAMRAIIAAYEAHRALIAAVIEMAEYDTEVNEAYQSIMESIVDSVETLIVEGESAGWIRSPLASRDTASALTWMVERTVHQALRSSPAQDLDEVADCMTEIVWRTLYLESAGS
- a CDS encoding NAD(P)/FAD-dependent oxidoreductase; the encoded protein is MSTRSKLVVVGASLAGIRAVEGARKAGFDGSISLVGAEQHLPYDRPPLSKAFLEGPCDPPYFRSESEIADELDVRLVLGAPAEKLNASERTILIGGEEISYDGLVIATGATARSLPNAKDLQGVHTLRTLDDAIAVREALDAGARTVVVGAGFIGSEVASGARKRDLPVTIVEANPTPLVRSVGEVMGDACSALHLANGTDLRCGVSVESVEGNSRVERVRLTDGTVLEADLVVVGVGAEPATQWLEGSGLELDNGIVCDENLATTVPGVYAAGDVARWYNPIFGRHMRLEHWSSAAGQGAAAGAAAAMPECAQPFETIPYFWSDWYDSRIQFVGVPDCDEVEIVLGERDSGSFVALYRSEDRVAGVLALNKQREIMKFRALIARRASWSDALSFARTRQQLATKGTA
- a CDS encoding NAD(P)-dependent alcohol dehydrogenase, giving the protein MEITAAVLRAPDAAYRIEKVHLAEPGPEEMRVRIVGAGFCHTDVLPRVPGFLAAPPIIPGHEGSGIVEAVGSAVIDFAPGDHVVLSFDSCRACTNCVSAHPAYCDTFFARNLTGARLDGVSTVTDEEGLPVAAAWFGQSSFATHSLVSQRNAVKVDPTLPLELLGPLGCGIQTGAGSVLVALSVTAGSSFVVFGAGGVGLSAVMAAKVAGATTIIAVDLNPARRELARELGATHTFDGGQQDLLEAIVEATAGGAQYALDTTGIPSVITTAINALRPTGTCGLVGVQQGDLVLDPAALAVGRNVMGILEGDAVPQVLIPKLIALWASGRFPFDKLIKTFPLDHINEAEQATLNGDVVKPVLLPNP
- a CDS encoding aldehyde dehydrogenase, whose product is MNHEYDRLYIDGEWRNPSSAQSLSVVSPYTERAIGHVPLAGPADVNAAVAAAAGALRSTGWGTLDPAERADVLERFADELEKNAAERAELTTIQNGMPISISTPAEGYGPVGILRYYAALARALPLEETRDRLDGNGQTVVRRQPIGVVAAVVPWNFPQVLTMFKLAPALAAGSTVVLKPSPETTIDALMLAETAHRAGLPAGVLNIVTGGADVGEYLVAHPGVHKVAFTGSTAAGRKIGEVCGRLLRPVTLELGGKSAAIVLDDADLASTVEGLATASLLNSGQTCYLSTRILAPSSRYGEVLDAVAALAGALPIGDPMDPATAIGPLVSERQRQRVESYIELGKKSGATIAVGGGRPSADTGWFVEPTVFGNVDNGAEIAREEIFGPVLTVIPYRDIDEAVAIANDSDYGLGGTIWTADPAKGLELARRVETGTVGINYFDLDIGAPFGGVKASGLGRELGPEAISAYSEIKSIYLPRLDS
- a CDS encoding acyl-CoA synthetase; translation: MHNIDSETDAVERLLGERELSIDAYWDSVEATTDIPIDQWFNIAHEACDRWAEDPTRLAITFVEGGGRDEWTYARLRDESRRLATAFTAAGLRRGDRVAGLLTKQPEAYVAALAAWRAGMVYVPMFVGLGSEALAHRVRSADPAVVIVNADYRANWAAAAATLGSPPTVWVIDDSGAGLADGDIDLRAAIRKSDTGFTTVRTQADDPATIMFTSGTTGAPKGCVMPHSVPLLNRPFVNHCFGLVPDDVLFAGSDPGWSYGLYTTGFSVLSTGQRIVVRRGKFDPLAWLSTIEDEGVTYIAAAPSALRRLVSTAIAGAGIPASVRGATCGGEPLDAPLVNAWKSLTGGQIRDGYGQTEAAMLLANLEGGPEIVPGSLSSTVPGFEVALLDEYDGTTPLEGPAQGVVAVRKPRYQGTLTYWQQPEKWTARWRGDWFITGDVVRRDEDGRYWFVGRGDDLIITSGYNVGPTEVENVLLADPQVLEAAVVGAPDPDRGAIVRAVIVADPTADRDPLVSRLKEAVRTQVGRHAYPRVIDFVDELPRTESGKVKRNVLRDKVVQPDYQEQR